The following proteins are encoded in a genomic region of Oncorhynchus kisutch isolate 150728-3 linkage group LG18, Okis_V2, whole genome shotgun sequence:
- the LOC109909819 gene encoding aspartyl/asparaginyl beta-hydroxylase isoform X3, giving the protein MAPRKNFRNQAKKEVKPAAVVNKNGVKVEASVAASGGGFSGTKIFTWFMVLALLGVWSSVAVVWFDLVDYDNVIAERAKEFRFNFSEVLQGKLSAYDADGDGDFDVEDAKVLLGLKERPVSVLLREAKEESAVKEPDAVPPPDDDVDGSQNTDVESEIQAAVPLPPISDDFIPDDSRDEATHPYEDENNAIDMKGELVEKAQPQQTLEESKQYKNQPGSPETKETEAESVPEPEADVEPEVESVPELEAEFVPELKENAEDQPKDKLKEKAKKKKPKLLNKFEKTIKTEIDAAEKLRKKGKVEEAVRAFETLVLQYPQSPRCRYGKALAEDGLAEKMLSNDMLQKAIGTYKEASELPNATPDLIKATLKKRAERQQFLGRMRGALATLEKLVQIFPEDMALKNDLGVAHLLIGDNNSAKRVYEEVLATAPSDGFAKVHYGFILKSENKIAESIPFLRDGLESGDPGTDDGRFYFHLGDALQRMGDDSAYKWYERGHQRGHFASVWQRSLYNVDGLKAQPWWTPKDTGYMDLVKTLERNWRIIRDEAQSVMDKTTGLFVPEEENLREKGEWGQFTLWQQGKKAGESCRSVPKTCGLLERYPEATGCKRGQIKFSVMQPGTHVWPHTGPTNCRLRMHLGLVIPKTGCKIRCTNDTRAWEEGKVLIFDDSFEHEVWQDADSYRLIFIVDVWHPELTQYQRQTLSPI; this is encoded by the exons AGGTGAAGCCTGCAGCAGTGGTGAATAAGAATGGTGTGAAAGTGGAGGCTTCTGTTGCTGCTAGCGGTGGTGGTTTTAGCGGAACAAAGATCTTCACCTGGTTCATGGTGCTGGCCCTGCTAGGGGTTTGGAGCTCTGTGGCCGTGGTGTGGTTTGACCTGGTGGACTACGACAATGTCATCG CAGAGAGAGCAAAGGAATTCCGTTTTAACTTTTCAGAGGTTTTACAAG GTAAACTTTCAGCGTATGACGCAGATGGCGACGGCGACTTCGATGTGGAGGACGCCAAAGTACTACTCG GACTGAAGGAGAGGCCGGTTTCTGTGTTGCTGAGGGAAGCCAAGGAGGAATCTGCTGTGAAAGAACCAG ATGCTGTACCCCCTCCTGATGATGATG TTGATGGATCTCAGAACACGGATGTGGAATCTGAAATCCAAG ctgctgtccctctccccccGATATCAGATGATTTTATCCCAG ATGATAGTAGAGATGAAGCAACACATCCTTATG AGGATGAAAACAATGCCATTGACATGAAAGGAG AATTGGTCGAGAAGGCACAGCCACAGCAGACACTAG AAGAATCAAAGCAATACAAAAACCAACCAGGCTCCCCGGAGACAAAGGAAACag AGGCTGAATCAGTCCCAGAACCGGAGGCTGACGTGGAACCAGAGGTGGAATCTGTTCCGGAACTGGAAGCTGAATTTGTTCCAGAACTGAAAG AAAATGCTGAGGACCAGCCCAAGGATAAGCTTAAAGAAAAAG CCAAAAAGAAGAAGCCTAAACTCCTGAATAAATTTGAGAAAACGATCAAGACGGAGATTGACGCTGCTGAGAAGTTACGTAAAAAG GGGAAAGTGGAAGAGGCTGTCCGGGCTTTTGAAACTCTAGTGCTGCAGTATCCTCAGAGTCCCAGATGTCGCTATGGGAAAGCCCTG GCTGAGGATGGCCTGGCAGAGAAGATGCTTAGCAACGACATGCTGCAGAAGGCCATCGGCACATACAAGGAGGCGTCAGAGCTGCCCAACGCCACACCTGACCTCATCAAGGCCACACTGAAGAAACGGGCTGAGCGTCAGCAGTTCCTCG gtCGTATGAGGGGTGCCTTGGCCACGTTGGAGAAACTGGTACAGATCTTCCCTGAGGACATGGCCCTGAAGAACGATCTGGGCGTGGCCCACCTGCTCATCGGAGACAACAACAGTGCCAAGAGGGTCTACGAGGAG GTGTTGGCCACTGCACCAAGTGACGGCTTTGCTAAAGTCCATTACGGCTTCATCCTCAAATCAGAAAACAAGATAGCAGAGAGCATCCCATTCCTCAGG GATGGTTTGGAATCAGGAGACCCTGGCACAGACGACGGCAGGTTTTACTTCCACCTCGGAGACGCTTTACAGAGAATGGGAGACGACAGT GCCTACAAGTGGTATGAGAGAGGGCACCAGAGAGGTCACTTTGCCTCCGTATGGCAGCGATCTCTTTATAATGTGGACGGTCTCAAAGCCCAGCCGTGGTGGACGCCCAAGGACACTGGATATATGGATCTAGTCAAG ACTCTGGAGAGGAACTGGAGGATCATCAGGGACGAGGCCCAGTCTGTGATGGATAAAACCACTGGCCTCTTTGTTCCAGAGGAGGAGAACCTCAGAGAAAAAGGGGAGTGGGGCCAGTTCACCCTCTGGCAGCAAG GCAAGAAGGCAGGGGAGTCCTGCCGCAGTGTTCCAAAGACCTGTGGCCTGTTGGAGCGCTACCCAGAGGCTACAGGCTGCAAGAGAGGACAG ATCAAGTTCTCGGTGATGCAGCCTGGTACTCACGTCTGGCCCCACACGGGGCCCACCAACTGTCGCCTGCGCATGCACCTGGGCCTGGTCATCCCCAAGACGGGCTGCAAGATCAGGTGCACCAACGATACCAG GGCTTGGGAGGAGGGGAAAGTGCTCATCTTTGATGATTCCTTTGAGCATGAGGTGTGGCAGGACGCCGACAGTTACCGGCTCATCTTCATCGTGGACGTGTGGCACCCCGAGCTCACCCAGTACCAACGGCAGACTCTATCCCCCATTTAG
- the LOC109909819 gene encoding aspartyl/asparaginyl beta-hydroxylase isoform X9, with amino-acid sequence MAPRKNFRNQAKKEVKPAAVVNKNGVKVEASVAASGGGFSGTKIFTWFMVLALLGVWSSVAVVWFDLVDYDNVIAERAKEFRFNFSEVLQGKLSAYDADGDGDFDVEDAKVLLGLKERPVSVLLREAKEESAVKEPAAVPLPPISDDFIPDDSRDEATHPYEDENNAIDMKGELVEKAQPQQTLEESKQYKNQPGSPETKETVQLRYNAEAESVPEPEADVEPEVESVPELEAEFVPELKENAEDQPKDKLKEKAKKKKPKLLNKFEKTIKTEIDAAEKLRKKGKVEEAVRAFETLVLQYPQSPRCRYGKALAEDGLAEKMLSNDMLQKAIGTYKEASELPNATPDLIKATLKKRAERQQFLGRMRGALATLEKLVQIFPEDMALKNDLGVAHLLIGDNNSAKRVYEEVLATAPSDGFAKVHYGFILKSENKIAESIPFLRDGLESGDPGTDDGRFYFHLGDALQRMGDDSAYKWYERGHQRGHFASVWQRSLYNVDGLKAQPWWTPKDTGYMDLVKTLERNWRIIRDEAQSVMDKTTGLFVPEEENLREKGEWGQFTLWQQGKKAGESCRSVPKTCGLLERYPEATGCKRGQIKFSVMQPGTHVWPHTGPTNCRLRMHLGLVIPKTGCKIRCTNDTRAWEEGKVLIFDDSFEHEVWQDADSYRLIFIVDVWHPELTQYQRQTLSPI; translated from the exons AGGTGAAGCCTGCAGCAGTGGTGAATAAGAATGGTGTGAAAGTGGAGGCTTCTGTTGCTGCTAGCGGTGGTGGTTTTAGCGGAACAAAGATCTTCACCTGGTTCATGGTGCTGGCCCTGCTAGGGGTTTGGAGCTCTGTGGCCGTGGTGTGGTTTGACCTGGTGGACTACGACAATGTCATCG CAGAGAGAGCAAAGGAATTCCGTTTTAACTTTTCAGAGGTTTTACAAG GTAAACTTTCAGCGTATGACGCAGATGGCGACGGCGACTTCGATGTGGAGGACGCCAAAGTACTACTCG GACTGAAGGAGAGGCCGGTTTCTGTGTTGCTGAGGGAAGCCAAGGAGGAATCTGCTGTGAAAGAACCAG ctgctgtccctctccccccGATATCAGATGATTTTATCCCAG ATGATAGTAGAGATGAAGCAACACATCCTTATG AGGATGAAAACAATGCCATTGACATGAAAGGAG AATTGGTCGAGAAGGCACAGCCACAGCAGACACTAG AAGAATCAAAGCAATACAAAAACCAACCAGGCTCCCCGGAGACAAAGGAAACag TACAACTGCGATACAATGCAGAGGCTGAATCAGTCCCAGAACCGGAGGCTGACGTGGAACCAGAGGTGGAATCTGTTCCGGAACTGGAAGCTGAATTTGTTCCAGAACTGAAAG AAAATGCTGAGGACCAGCCCAAGGATAAGCTTAAAGAAAAAG CCAAAAAGAAGAAGCCTAAACTCCTGAATAAATTTGAGAAAACGATCAAGACGGAGATTGACGCTGCTGAGAAGTTACGTAAAAAG GGGAAAGTGGAAGAGGCTGTCCGGGCTTTTGAAACTCTAGTGCTGCAGTATCCTCAGAGTCCCAGATGTCGCTATGGGAAAGCCCTG GCTGAGGATGGCCTGGCAGAGAAGATGCTTAGCAACGACATGCTGCAGAAGGCCATCGGCACATACAAGGAGGCGTCAGAGCTGCCCAACGCCACACCTGACCTCATCAAGGCCACACTGAAGAAACGGGCTGAGCGTCAGCAGTTCCTCG gtCGTATGAGGGGTGCCTTGGCCACGTTGGAGAAACTGGTACAGATCTTCCCTGAGGACATGGCCCTGAAGAACGATCTGGGCGTGGCCCACCTGCTCATCGGAGACAACAACAGTGCCAAGAGGGTCTACGAGGAG GTGTTGGCCACTGCACCAAGTGACGGCTTTGCTAAAGTCCATTACGGCTTCATCCTCAAATCAGAAAACAAGATAGCAGAGAGCATCCCATTCCTCAGG GATGGTTTGGAATCAGGAGACCCTGGCACAGACGACGGCAGGTTTTACTTCCACCTCGGAGACGCTTTACAGAGAATGGGAGACGACAGT GCCTACAAGTGGTATGAGAGAGGGCACCAGAGAGGTCACTTTGCCTCCGTATGGCAGCGATCTCTTTATAATGTGGACGGTCTCAAAGCCCAGCCGTGGTGGACGCCCAAGGACACTGGATATATGGATCTAGTCAAG ACTCTGGAGAGGAACTGGAGGATCATCAGGGACGAGGCCCAGTCTGTGATGGATAAAACCACTGGCCTCTTTGTTCCAGAGGAGGAGAACCTCAGAGAAAAAGGGGAGTGGGGCCAGTTCACCCTCTGGCAGCAAG GCAAGAAGGCAGGGGAGTCCTGCCGCAGTGTTCCAAAGACCTGTGGCCTGTTGGAGCGCTACCCAGAGGCTACAGGCTGCAAGAGAGGACAG ATCAAGTTCTCGGTGATGCAGCCTGGTACTCACGTCTGGCCCCACACGGGGCCCACCAACTGTCGCCTGCGCATGCACCTGGGCCTGGTCATCCCCAAGACGGGCTGCAAGATCAGGTGCACCAACGATACCAG GGCTTGGGAGGAGGGGAAAGTGCTCATCTTTGATGATTCCTTTGAGCATGAGGTGTGGCAGGACGCCGACAGTTACCGGCTCATCTTCATCGTGGACGTGTGGCACCCCGAGCTCACCCAGTACCAACGGCAGACTCTATCCCCCATTTAG
- the LOC109909819 gene encoding aspartyl/asparaginyl beta-hydroxylase isoform X5, giving the protein MAPRKNFRNQAKKEVKPAAVVNKNGVKVEASVAASGGGFSGTKIFTWFMVLALLGVWSSVAVVWFDLVDYDNVIAERAKEFRFNFSEVLQGKLSAYDADGDGDFDVEDAKVLLGLKERPVSVLLREAKEESAVKEPVDGSQNTDVESEIQAAVPLPPISDDFIPDDSRDEATHPYEDENNAIDMKGELVEKAQPQQTLEESKQYKNQPGSPETKETVQLRYNAEAESVPEPEADVEPEVESVPELEAEFVPELKENAEDQPKDKLKEKAKKKKPKLLNKFEKTIKTEIDAAEKLRKKGKVEEAVRAFETLVLQYPQSPRCRYGKALAEDGLAEKMLSNDMLQKAIGTYKEASELPNATPDLIKATLKKRAERQQFLGRMRGALATLEKLVQIFPEDMALKNDLGVAHLLIGDNNSAKRVYEEVLATAPSDGFAKVHYGFILKSENKIAESIPFLRDGLESGDPGTDDGRFYFHLGDALQRMGDDSAYKWYERGHQRGHFASVWQRSLYNVDGLKAQPWWTPKDTGYMDLVKTLERNWRIIRDEAQSVMDKTTGLFVPEEENLREKGEWGQFTLWQQGKKAGESCRSVPKTCGLLERYPEATGCKRGQIKFSVMQPGTHVWPHTGPTNCRLRMHLGLVIPKTGCKIRCTNDTRAWEEGKVLIFDDSFEHEVWQDADSYRLIFIVDVWHPELTQYQRQTLSPI; this is encoded by the exons AGGTGAAGCCTGCAGCAGTGGTGAATAAGAATGGTGTGAAAGTGGAGGCTTCTGTTGCTGCTAGCGGTGGTGGTTTTAGCGGAACAAAGATCTTCACCTGGTTCATGGTGCTGGCCCTGCTAGGGGTTTGGAGCTCTGTGGCCGTGGTGTGGTTTGACCTGGTGGACTACGACAATGTCATCG CAGAGAGAGCAAAGGAATTCCGTTTTAACTTTTCAGAGGTTTTACAAG GTAAACTTTCAGCGTATGACGCAGATGGCGACGGCGACTTCGATGTGGAGGACGCCAAAGTACTACTCG GACTGAAGGAGAGGCCGGTTTCTGTGTTGCTGAGGGAAGCCAAGGAGGAATCTGCTGTGAAAGAACCAG TTGATGGATCTCAGAACACGGATGTGGAATCTGAAATCCAAG ctgctgtccctctccccccGATATCAGATGATTTTATCCCAG ATGATAGTAGAGATGAAGCAACACATCCTTATG AGGATGAAAACAATGCCATTGACATGAAAGGAG AATTGGTCGAGAAGGCACAGCCACAGCAGACACTAG AAGAATCAAAGCAATACAAAAACCAACCAGGCTCCCCGGAGACAAAGGAAACag TACAACTGCGATACAATGCAGAGGCTGAATCAGTCCCAGAACCGGAGGCTGACGTGGAACCAGAGGTGGAATCTGTTCCGGAACTGGAAGCTGAATTTGTTCCAGAACTGAAAG AAAATGCTGAGGACCAGCCCAAGGATAAGCTTAAAGAAAAAG CCAAAAAGAAGAAGCCTAAACTCCTGAATAAATTTGAGAAAACGATCAAGACGGAGATTGACGCTGCTGAGAAGTTACGTAAAAAG GGGAAAGTGGAAGAGGCTGTCCGGGCTTTTGAAACTCTAGTGCTGCAGTATCCTCAGAGTCCCAGATGTCGCTATGGGAAAGCCCTG GCTGAGGATGGCCTGGCAGAGAAGATGCTTAGCAACGACATGCTGCAGAAGGCCATCGGCACATACAAGGAGGCGTCAGAGCTGCCCAACGCCACACCTGACCTCATCAAGGCCACACTGAAGAAACGGGCTGAGCGTCAGCAGTTCCTCG gtCGTATGAGGGGTGCCTTGGCCACGTTGGAGAAACTGGTACAGATCTTCCCTGAGGACATGGCCCTGAAGAACGATCTGGGCGTGGCCCACCTGCTCATCGGAGACAACAACAGTGCCAAGAGGGTCTACGAGGAG GTGTTGGCCACTGCACCAAGTGACGGCTTTGCTAAAGTCCATTACGGCTTCATCCTCAAATCAGAAAACAAGATAGCAGAGAGCATCCCATTCCTCAGG GATGGTTTGGAATCAGGAGACCCTGGCACAGACGACGGCAGGTTTTACTTCCACCTCGGAGACGCTTTACAGAGAATGGGAGACGACAGT GCCTACAAGTGGTATGAGAGAGGGCACCAGAGAGGTCACTTTGCCTCCGTATGGCAGCGATCTCTTTATAATGTGGACGGTCTCAAAGCCCAGCCGTGGTGGACGCCCAAGGACACTGGATATATGGATCTAGTCAAG ACTCTGGAGAGGAACTGGAGGATCATCAGGGACGAGGCCCAGTCTGTGATGGATAAAACCACTGGCCTCTTTGTTCCAGAGGAGGAGAACCTCAGAGAAAAAGGGGAGTGGGGCCAGTTCACCCTCTGGCAGCAAG GCAAGAAGGCAGGGGAGTCCTGCCGCAGTGTTCCAAAGACCTGTGGCCTGTTGGAGCGCTACCCAGAGGCTACAGGCTGCAAGAGAGGACAG ATCAAGTTCTCGGTGATGCAGCCTGGTACTCACGTCTGGCCCCACACGGGGCCCACCAACTGTCGCCTGCGCATGCACCTGGGCCTGGTCATCCCCAAGACGGGCTGCAAGATCAGGTGCACCAACGATACCAG GGCTTGGGAGGAGGGGAAAGTGCTCATCTTTGATGATTCCTTTGAGCATGAGGTGTGGCAGGACGCCGACAGTTACCGGCTCATCTTCATCGTGGACGTGTGGCACCCCGAGCTCACCCAGTACCAACGGCAGACTCTATCCCCCATTTAG
- the LOC109909819 gene encoding aspartyl/asparaginyl beta-hydroxylase isoform X7 yields the protein MAPRKNFRNQAKKEVKPAAVVNKNGVKVEASVAASGGGFSGTKIFTWFMVLALLGVWSSVAVVWFDLVDYDNVIAERAKEFRFNFSEVLQGKLSAYDADGDGDFDVEDAKVLLGLKERPVSVLLREAKEESAVKEPDAVPPPDDDAAVPLPPISDDFIPDDSRDEATHPYEDENNAIDMKGELVEKAQPQQTLEESKQYKNQPGSPETKETVQLRYNAEAESVPEPEADVEPEVESVPELEAEFVPELKENAEDQPKDKLKEKAKKKKPKLLNKFEKTIKTEIDAAEKLRKKGKVEEAVRAFETLVLQYPQSPRCRYGKALAEDGLAEKMLSNDMLQKAIGTYKEASELPNATPDLIKATLKKRAERQQFLGRMRGALATLEKLVQIFPEDMALKNDLGVAHLLIGDNNSAKRVYEEVLATAPSDGFAKVHYGFILKSENKIAESIPFLRDGLESGDPGTDDGRFYFHLGDALQRMGDDSAYKWYERGHQRGHFASVWQRSLYNVDGLKAQPWWTPKDTGYMDLVKTLERNWRIIRDEAQSVMDKTTGLFVPEEENLREKGEWGQFTLWQQGKKAGESCRSVPKTCGLLERYPEATGCKRGQIKFSVMQPGTHVWPHTGPTNCRLRMHLGLVIPKTGCKIRCTNDTRAWEEGKVLIFDDSFEHEVWQDADSYRLIFIVDVWHPELTQYQRQTLSPI from the exons AGGTGAAGCCTGCAGCAGTGGTGAATAAGAATGGTGTGAAAGTGGAGGCTTCTGTTGCTGCTAGCGGTGGTGGTTTTAGCGGAACAAAGATCTTCACCTGGTTCATGGTGCTGGCCCTGCTAGGGGTTTGGAGCTCTGTGGCCGTGGTGTGGTTTGACCTGGTGGACTACGACAATGTCATCG CAGAGAGAGCAAAGGAATTCCGTTTTAACTTTTCAGAGGTTTTACAAG GTAAACTTTCAGCGTATGACGCAGATGGCGACGGCGACTTCGATGTGGAGGACGCCAAAGTACTACTCG GACTGAAGGAGAGGCCGGTTTCTGTGTTGCTGAGGGAAGCCAAGGAGGAATCTGCTGTGAAAGAACCAG ATGCTGTACCCCCTCCTGATGATGATG ctgctgtccctctccccccGATATCAGATGATTTTATCCCAG ATGATAGTAGAGATGAAGCAACACATCCTTATG AGGATGAAAACAATGCCATTGACATGAAAGGAG AATTGGTCGAGAAGGCACAGCCACAGCAGACACTAG AAGAATCAAAGCAATACAAAAACCAACCAGGCTCCCCGGAGACAAAGGAAACag TACAACTGCGATACAATGCAGAGGCTGAATCAGTCCCAGAACCGGAGGCTGACGTGGAACCAGAGGTGGAATCTGTTCCGGAACTGGAAGCTGAATTTGTTCCAGAACTGAAAG AAAATGCTGAGGACCAGCCCAAGGATAAGCTTAAAGAAAAAG CCAAAAAGAAGAAGCCTAAACTCCTGAATAAATTTGAGAAAACGATCAAGACGGAGATTGACGCTGCTGAGAAGTTACGTAAAAAG GGGAAAGTGGAAGAGGCTGTCCGGGCTTTTGAAACTCTAGTGCTGCAGTATCCTCAGAGTCCCAGATGTCGCTATGGGAAAGCCCTG GCTGAGGATGGCCTGGCAGAGAAGATGCTTAGCAACGACATGCTGCAGAAGGCCATCGGCACATACAAGGAGGCGTCAGAGCTGCCCAACGCCACACCTGACCTCATCAAGGCCACACTGAAGAAACGGGCTGAGCGTCAGCAGTTCCTCG gtCGTATGAGGGGTGCCTTGGCCACGTTGGAGAAACTGGTACAGATCTTCCCTGAGGACATGGCCCTGAAGAACGATCTGGGCGTGGCCCACCTGCTCATCGGAGACAACAACAGTGCCAAGAGGGTCTACGAGGAG GTGTTGGCCACTGCACCAAGTGACGGCTTTGCTAAAGTCCATTACGGCTTCATCCTCAAATCAGAAAACAAGATAGCAGAGAGCATCCCATTCCTCAGG GATGGTTTGGAATCAGGAGACCCTGGCACAGACGACGGCAGGTTTTACTTCCACCTCGGAGACGCTTTACAGAGAATGGGAGACGACAGT GCCTACAAGTGGTATGAGAGAGGGCACCAGAGAGGTCACTTTGCCTCCGTATGGCAGCGATCTCTTTATAATGTGGACGGTCTCAAAGCCCAGCCGTGGTGGACGCCCAAGGACACTGGATATATGGATCTAGTCAAG ACTCTGGAGAGGAACTGGAGGATCATCAGGGACGAGGCCCAGTCTGTGATGGATAAAACCACTGGCCTCTTTGTTCCAGAGGAGGAGAACCTCAGAGAAAAAGGGGAGTGGGGCCAGTTCACCCTCTGGCAGCAAG GCAAGAAGGCAGGGGAGTCCTGCCGCAGTGTTCCAAAGACCTGTGGCCTGTTGGAGCGCTACCCAGAGGCTACAGGCTGCAAGAGAGGACAG ATCAAGTTCTCGGTGATGCAGCCTGGTACTCACGTCTGGCCCCACACGGGGCCCACCAACTGTCGCCTGCGCATGCACCTGGGCCTGGTCATCCCCAAGACGGGCTGCAAGATCAGGTGCACCAACGATACCAG GGCTTGGGAGGAGGGGAAAGTGCTCATCTTTGATGATTCCTTTGAGCATGAGGTGTGGCAGGACGCCGACAGTTACCGGCTCATCTTCATCGTGGACGTGTGGCACCCCGAGCTCACCCAGTACCAACGGCAGACTCTATCCCCCATTTAG
- the LOC109909819 gene encoding aspartyl/asparaginyl beta-hydroxylase isoform X8 yields the protein MAPRKNFRNQAKKEVKPAAVVNKNGVKVEASVAASGGGFSGTKIFTWFMVLALLGVWSSVAVVWFDLVDYDNVIAERAKEFRFNFSEVLQGKLSAYDADGDGDFDVEDAKVLLGLKERPVSVLLREAKEESAVKEPVDGSQNTDVESEIQDDFIPDDSRDEATHPYEDENNAIDMKGELVEKAQPQQTLEESKQYKNQPGSPETKETVQLRYNAEAESVPEPEADVEPEVESVPELEAEFVPELKENAEDQPKDKLKEKAKKKKPKLLNKFEKTIKTEIDAAEKLRKKGKVEEAVRAFETLVLQYPQSPRCRYGKALAEDGLAEKMLSNDMLQKAIGTYKEASELPNATPDLIKATLKKRAERQQFLGRMRGALATLEKLVQIFPEDMALKNDLGVAHLLIGDNNSAKRVYEEVLATAPSDGFAKVHYGFILKSENKIAESIPFLRDGLESGDPGTDDGRFYFHLGDALQRMGDDSAYKWYERGHQRGHFASVWQRSLYNVDGLKAQPWWTPKDTGYMDLVKTLERNWRIIRDEAQSVMDKTTGLFVPEEENLREKGEWGQFTLWQQGKKAGESCRSVPKTCGLLERYPEATGCKRGQIKFSVMQPGTHVWPHTGPTNCRLRMHLGLVIPKTGCKIRCTNDTRAWEEGKVLIFDDSFEHEVWQDADSYRLIFIVDVWHPELTQYQRQTLSPI from the exons AGGTGAAGCCTGCAGCAGTGGTGAATAAGAATGGTGTGAAAGTGGAGGCTTCTGTTGCTGCTAGCGGTGGTGGTTTTAGCGGAACAAAGATCTTCACCTGGTTCATGGTGCTGGCCCTGCTAGGGGTTTGGAGCTCTGTGGCCGTGGTGTGGTTTGACCTGGTGGACTACGACAATGTCATCG CAGAGAGAGCAAAGGAATTCCGTTTTAACTTTTCAGAGGTTTTACAAG GTAAACTTTCAGCGTATGACGCAGATGGCGACGGCGACTTCGATGTGGAGGACGCCAAAGTACTACTCG GACTGAAGGAGAGGCCGGTTTCTGTGTTGCTGAGGGAAGCCAAGGAGGAATCTGCTGTGAAAGAACCAG TTGATGGATCTCAGAACACGGATGTGGAATCTGAAATCCAAG ATGATTTTATCCCAG ATGATAGTAGAGATGAAGCAACACATCCTTATG AGGATGAAAACAATGCCATTGACATGAAAGGAG AATTGGTCGAGAAGGCACAGCCACAGCAGACACTAG AAGAATCAAAGCAATACAAAAACCAACCAGGCTCCCCGGAGACAAAGGAAACag TACAACTGCGATACAATGCAGAGGCTGAATCAGTCCCAGAACCGGAGGCTGACGTGGAACCAGAGGTGGAATCTGTTCCGGAACTGGAAGCTGAATTTGTTCCAGAACTGAAAG AAAATGCTGAGGACCAGCCCAAGGATAAGCTTAAAGAAAAAG CCAAAAAGAAGAAGCCTAAACTCCTGAATAAATTTGAGAAAACGATCAAGACGGAGATTGACGCTGCTGAGAAGTTACGTAAAAAG GGGAAAGTGGAAGAGGCTGTCCGGGCTTTTGAAACTCTAGTGCTGCAGTATCCTCAGAGTCCCAGATGTCGCTATGGGAAAGCCCTG GCTGAGGATGGCCTGGCAGAGAAGATGCTTAGCAACGACATGCTGCAGAAGGCCATCGGCACATACAAGGAGGCGTCAGAGCTGCCCAACGCCACACCTGACCTCATCAAGGCCACACTGAAGAAACGGGCTGAGCGTCAGCAGTTCCTCG gtCGTATGAGGGGTGCCTTGGCCACGTTGGAGAAACTGGTACAGATCTTCCCTGAGGACATGGCCCTGAAGAACGATCTGGGCGTGGCCCACCTGCTCATCGGAGACAACAACAGTGCCAAGAGGGTCTACGAGGAG GTGTTGGCCACTGCACCAAGTGACGGCTTTGCTAAAGTCCATTACGGCTTCATCCTCAAATCAGAAAACAAGATAGCAGAGAGCATCCCATTCCTCAGG GATGGTTTGGAATCAGGAGACCCTGGCACAGACGACGGCAGGTTTTACTTCCACCTCGGAGACGCTTTACAGAGAATGGGAGACGACAGT GCCTACAAGTGGTATGAGAGAGGGCACCAGAGAGGTCACTTTGCCTCCGTATGGCAGCGATCTCTTTATAATGTGGACGGTCTCAAAGCCCAGCCGTGGTGGACGCCCAAGGACACTGGATATATGGATCTAGTCAAG ACTCTGGAGAGGAACTGGAGGATCATCAGGGACGAGGCCCAGTCTGTGATGGATAAAACCACTGGCCTCTTTGTTCCAGAGGAGGAGAACCTCAGAGAAAAAGGGGAGTGGGGCCAGTTCACCCTCTGGCAGCAAG GCAAGAAGGCAGGGGAGTCCTGCCGCAGTGTTCCAAAGACCTGTGGCCTGTTGGAGCGCTACCCAGAGGCTACAGGCTGCAAGAGAGGACAG ATCAAGTTCTCGGTGATGCAGCCTGGTACTCACGTCTGGCCCCACACGGGGCCCACCAACTGTCGCCTGCGCATGCACCTGGGCCTGGTCATCCCCAAGACGGGCTGCAAGATCAGGTGCACCAACGATACCAG GGCTTGGGAGGAGGGGAAAGTGCTCATCTTTGATGATTCCTTTGAGCATGAGGTGTGGCAGGACGCCGACAGTTACCGGCTCATCTTCATCGTGGACGTGTGGCACCCCGAGCTCACCCAGTACCAACGGCAGACTCTATCCCCCATTTAG